A genomic segment from Sulfitobacter mediterraneus encodes:
- a CDS encoding DUF6691 family protein has product MHILFGLLSGLVFGIGLVISGMSNPAKVLNFLDVAGTWDPSLAFVMGGASVTTFIGYRLILKRPAPALADVFQMPTAAQIDRPLLAGSALFGIGWGIGGLCPGPAWTALPMMAPGVLVFLPMMLLGLWVGSHLKLQSSGGAAPAAG; this is encoded by the coding sequence ATGCATATTCTTTTTGGTCTGCTTTCCGGTCTGGTCTTTGGTATTGGCCTTGTCATCTCTGGCATGTCGAACCCCGCCAAGGTGTTGAATTTCCTTGATGTCGCTGGCACTTGGGATCCCAGCCTTGCCTTTGTAATGGGCGGCGCATCAGTAACGACCTTTATTGGGTACCGGTTGATCCTCAAACGCCCTGCCCCCGCATTGGCGGATGTGTTCCAGATGCCCACTGCGGCGCAGATTGACCGGCCCTTGCTGGCTGGCTCGGCGCTGTTTGGTATTGGCTGGGGCATCGGCGGGCTTTGCCCCGGTCCGGCCTGGACCGCGCTGCCAATGATGGCGCCGGGCGTTCTGGTTTTCTTGCCGATGATGCTTTTGGGGCTGTGGGTTGGCAGCCATCTGAAGCTACAGTCCAGCGGCGGTGCCGCCCCTGCTGCCGGCTGA
- a CDS encoding ArsR/SmtB family transcription factor, with protein sequence MSETLTSGLEEKADLVAGQLTLLANPRRLLILCKLAEGECSVGTLQDTLDLGQSALSQHLAKLRAGGVVDTRRQGQTIFYRIADPKMQVLMGTLYDVYCRED encoded by the coding sequence ATGTCAGAAACACTTACCTCCGGCCTTGAAGAAAAAGCCGATCTTGTCGCGGGGCAATTGACCCTTCTGGCCAACCCGCGCCGGTTGCTGATCCTGTGCAAATTGGCAGAAGGTGAATGCAGTGTCGGCACCTTGCAAGACACCCTTGATCTGGGGCAATCCGCGCTGAGCCAGCATTTGGCCAAGCTGCGGGCAGGCGGTGTGGTGGACACGCGCAGGCAGGGTCAGACGATCTTTTACCGGATTGCGGACCCCAAGATGCAGGTGCTGATGGGCACCCTTTACGACGTTTACTGCCGCGAGGATTGA
- a CDS encoding aminotransferase class III-fold pyridoxal phosphate-dependent enzyme, which yields MSDDWTQILKTHWGITAELEPLDGEYDLNFRAVHDDGKTSILKVMRAGCETGLIDMQIKALDHVATHAPEVPMPRVIPARDGKAMVTAQDNAGQARLVWLQSALPGICYANFSPHSAGLIADLGARNGRLTDALADFDHPALTRDFKWNLMQAGWIKGALTCVTDQDRHAILAGICEDFDTLQDRLAAMPRQAIHNDLNDYNALVDHRAGSPHISGVIDLGDMCRAPRICDLAITAAYVVLDHAEPDLALTALVKGYHEVHPLTGDEIDMLLPLLRMRLAKSIVNSTLMAQENPADPYITISQAPAWRFLEGPELNTEMLRMRLRSACGLPINDAAARVALWLDQSRGDFAPIIGQSLAAAPMEALSVEAATCPRNPFDITDQEAATLGADRFGPDDIWMGYYSEPRLVYTAPAFRKGKWKASNRRTVHLGVDVFAPAGQTLAAPLAATVAFVEDRRGRLDYGGMVILRHETPEGDAFHSLYGHLDPASIAHLKLGQSIEKGEVFCRLGAADCNGGWAPHLHFQLALSLAGMGTDWPGVADPDELDLWGAICPNPAALLNLEDAYVAYQPTDKAAILEKRQTHFGGNLKLSYSDPVMLMRGWKHHLFDEWGRPYLDAYNNVPHVGHAHPRIQAVVADQLKRMNSNTRYLHPAQTAFADKLMSKLPPELSVCFFLNSGTEANELALRLARAASGAKGMITPNHGYHGNTTGAIDISAYKFNAKGGVGQPDWVELVDIPDDYRGAFGRDDPERGAKYAAQVDRAVAALADRGHRPAGFIAETFPSVGGQIIPPDGYLKGVYERIRAAGGICIADEVQTGLGRLGTHYFAFEAQGVVPDIVVLGKPIGNGHPLGVLITTPEIAAAFAKGPEFFSTFGGSTLSCRVGKTVLDIVDDEGLMQNAAKVGEQLISGLKKLQQRYDIIGDVRGMGLFVGVELVTDRATKSPATAQCSYVLNRMREERILMGREGPEDNILKIRPPLSVDAEGVEMLLDRLDAVLGETGSRP from the coding sequence ATGTCGGACGATTGGACACAGATACTCAAGACCCATTGGGGCATCACAGCAGAGCTTGAGCCGCTAGATGGTGAGTATGATCTTAATTTTCGCGCGGTTCATGACGACGGAAAGACCAGCATCCTCAAGGTGATGCGGGCAGGGTGCGAGACCGGCCTGATCGATATGCAGATCAAGGCGCTGGATCATGTTGCGACGCATGCCCCCGAGGTGCCGATGCCGCGGGTCATTCCCGCCAGAGATGGCAAGGCGATGGTCACGGCCCAGGACAACGCTGGGCAGGCGCGGCTGGTCTGGCTGCAATCGGCGCTTCCGGGGATCTGTTACGCCAATTTCAGCCCGCACAGCGCAGGTTTGATTGCCGATCTGGGGGCCCGAAATGGCAGGCTGACCGACGCGTTGGCAGATTTTGATCACCCTGCCTTGACGCGTGATTTCAAGTGGAACCTGATGCAAGCGGGCTGGATCAAGGGCGCGTTGACCTGCGTTACCGACCAAGACCGCCATGCGATCCTGGCCGGGATCTGCGAAGACTTCGATACGTTGCAAGACCGGCTTGCTGCGATGCCGCGGCAGGCCATCCACAATGATCTGAATGATTACAATGCCTTGGTCGATCACCGCGCGGGCAGTCCGCATATTTCTGGCGTGATAGATCTGGGCGACATGTGCCGTGCGCCGCGCATCTGCGATCTGGCAATCACGGCTGCATACGTGGTCTTGGATCACGCAGAGCCGGATCTTGCGCTGACAGCCTTGGTCAAAGGGTATCACGAGGTGCACCCGCTCACGGGGGATGAGATTGATATGCTCCTGCCACTTCTGCGGATGCGGCTGGCCAAGAGCATTGTGAATTCCACGCTCATGGCGCAGGAAAATCCGGCCGATCCCTATATAACAATATCGCAAGCACCCGCATGGAGGTTTCTGGAGGGGCCGGAGCTGAACACCGAGATGCTGAGGATGCGCCTGCGCAGTGCTTGCGGCTTGCCGATCAACGATGCGGCTGCGCGCGTGGCGCTTTGGCTGGATCAATCGCGCGGTGATTTTGCCCCGATCATCGGCCAATCTCTGGCAGCGGCCCCGATGGAGGCCTTGTCGGTTGAGGCTGCGACCTGTCCGCGCAACCCGTTCGACATCACCGATCAGGAGGCCGCGACGTTGGGCGCAGATCGTTTCGGGCCGGACGATATCTGGATGGGTTATTACAGTGAGCCGCGTCTGGTCTATACCGCGCCTGCGTTCCGCAAGGGGAAATGGAAGGCCTCAAACCGGCGTACGGTACACCTTGGCGTGGATGTGTTTGCACCCGCGGGCCAGACGCTGGCCGCGCCTTTGGCCGCCACGGTGGCCTTTGTCGAGGACCGGCGCGGACGGCTGGACTATGGCGGTATGGTGATCCTGCGCCATGAAACCCCCGAAGGGGACGCGTTTCACAGCCTTTATGGCCATCTTGATCCGGCGAGCATTGCACATCTCAAACTGGGCCAGAGCATCGAGAAAGGTGAGGTGTTCTGTCGCCTTGGCGCGGCGGATTGCAACGGTGGATGGGCGCCGCATCTGCATTTCCAACTGGCGCTGTCTCTGGCGGGCATGGGAACCGATTGGCCCGGTGTGGCCGATCCCGATGAGCTTGATCTTTGGGGCGCAATCTGCCCCAATCCGGCCGCGCTGTTGAACCTAGAGGATGCTTACGTTGCCTATCAACCTACTGATAAAGCGGCCATACTGGAAAAGCGTCAAACGCATTTTGGCGGTAATCTCAAGCTGAGTTACAGCGATCCTGTCATGTTGATGCGGGGCTGGAAGCACCATTTGTTTGATGAATGGGGACGGCCCTATCTTGATGCCTACAACAATGTGCCGCATGTGGGCCATGCGCATCCGCGCATTCAGGCGGTGGTTGCCGATCAGCTCAAGCGGATGAATTCCAACACCCGCTATCTGCATCCGGCGCAAACCGCCTTTGCCGATAAGTTGATGTCGAAACTGCCGCCGGAACTGTCAGTCTGTTTTTTCCTCAATTCCGGCACCGAGGCCAATGAACTGGCGCTGCGGCTCGCCCGCGCGGCCAGCGGGGCAAAGGGGATGATCACGCCCAATCACGGATATCATGGCAACACCACTGGCGCGATCGACATCTCGGCCTACAAGTTCAACGCCAAGGGCGGTGTCGGCCAGCCTGATTGGGTGGAACTGGTGGATATCCCAGATGACTACCGTGGTGCCTTTGGCCGTGATGACCCAGAGCGGGGGGCGAAATATGCCGCGCAAGTGGATCGGGCGGTTGCGGCATTGGCAGATCGCGGTCACAGGCCGGCGGGCTTCATCGCGGAGACCTTCCCGTCTGTTGGCGGACAGATCATTCCGCCTGATGGCTACCTCAAGGGTGTTTATGAGCGTATTCGCGCGGCGGGCGGGATATGCATTGCCGACGAAGTGCAGACCGGTTTGGGCCGGCTTGGCACGCATTACTTTGCTTTCGAGGCGCAGGGCGTTGTGCCGGACATTGTTGTGTTGGGCAAGCCCATTGGCAATGGCCATCCCTTGGGCGTGTTGATCACCACACCGGAGATTGCCGCTGCTTTTGCCAAAGGGCCGGAGTTCTTCTCGACTTTCGGCGGATCAACGCTTTCGTGCCGTGTGGGCAAAACCGTGTTGGACATTGTCGATGATGAAGGGCTGATGCAGAACGCCGCGAAGGTGGGCGAACAGTTAATCTCAGGTCTTAAGAAGCTCCAGCAACGATATGATATTATTGGAGATGTGCGCGGTATGGGTTTGTTTGTCGGGGTTGAGCTTGTGACGGATCGCGCCACAAAGTCACCCGCGACCGCACAATGCAGTTACGTCCTCAACCGGATGCGCGAAGAACGGATCTTGATGGGCCGCGAAGGGCCGGAGGACAATATCCTGAAAATCCGACCGCCGCTGAGTGTGGATGCAGAAGGCGTTGAGATGCTGTTGGACCGTCTTGATGCTGTTCTGGGCGAGACCGGTAGCAGGCCATAA
- a CDS encoding biotin carboxylase produces the protein MPTVLKNISEIRRFFHRNEDPIYFISATNFNLLGLDEWVKNFKYICYIDCYGGKHPNVFCPSEQPHAEFQSIEDINNYLLQHKEVIDFIKRRGGKPKFVFLMFDEETERLSKELGADVWFPKAKLRTNMDNKIETVRIGNKAGVPSVPNVLAEVKDYEDLRKTCEKAGIGHDLVLQSAFGDSGHTTFFIKSEADFRRHEHEIVGEGEIKIMKRIDCRGSAIEGCATKEGTIVGPLMTELVGFNELTPYRGGWCGNEILSTAFPPKVRQKARELTFKFGEQLRKEGYRGYFELDFLIDKKTGDIWLGELNPRITGASSMTNHAAFAHADAPLFLFHLLEFSKKKFQLDVDELNARWADSANIDSWSQMVIKHTDDSVDICTASPETGIYKMLEDGSVVYDRFDYHRRAVESENEAFFLRILQPGDYRYEGADIGILVTRGRSMTKNFQLNERAKKWIHGIKKTVDGKPLPVANAGPALADPAFKIL, from the coding sequence ATGCCAACAGTGCTCAAGAATATTTCCGAAATCCGCCGGTTCTTTCATCGCAATGAAGATCCGATCTATTTCATTTCGGCGACCAACTTTAACCTTCTTGGCCTCGACGAATGGGTCAAGAATTTCAAATACATCTGCTACATCGACTGTTATGGCGGCAAACATCCGAATGTGTTCTGCCCCTCCGAACAGCCCCATGCGGAGTTTCAGTCCATTGAAGACATCAACAACTACCTGCTGCAGCACAAAGAGGTCATTGATTTCATCAAACGCCGGGGCGGCAAGCCCAAGTTTGTGTTCTTGATGTTTGATGAGGAAACCGAACGTCTGTCCAAGGAGTTGGGCGCGGATGTGTGGTTCCCCAAGGCCAAGCTGCGCACCAATATGGACAACAAGATCGAAACCGTTCGGATCGGCAACAAGGCCGGCGTGCCATCGGTGCCGAATGTGTTGGCAGAGGTTAAGGATTACGAAGATCTGAGAAAAACCTGTGAAAAGGCCGGGATCGGGCATGATCTGGTGCTGCAATCGGCCTTTGGTGACAGCGGCCATACCACGTTCTTTATCAAATCCGAGGCTGATTTCCGCCGCCATGAACATGAGATCGTCGGCGAAGGCGAGATCAAGATCATGAAGCGGATCGATTGCCGCGGCTCGGCCATCGAAGGCTGTGCCACCAAGGAAGGCACAATCGTTGGCCCGCTGATGACCGAACTGGTTGGGTTCAATGAATTGACCCCCTATCGCGGCGGTTGGTGCGGCAATGAGATCCTCTCAACGGCCTTCCCGCCCAAAGTGCGTCAGAAGGCGCGCGAGCTGACCTTCAAATTTGGTGAGCAATTGCGCAAGGAAGGCTACCGCGGCTACTTTGAGCTGGATTTCCTGATCGACAAGAAAACCGGTGATATCTGGCTGGGTGAATTGAACCCGCGTATCACGGGCGCCTCTTCGATGACCAACCATGCGGCCTTTGCCCATGCCGATGCGCCACTGTTCCTGTTCCACCTGCTTGAATTCTCCAAAAAGAAATTCCAACTCGACGTGGATGAGCTGAACGCCCGCTGGGCCGATTCCGCCAATATCGACAGCTGGTCACAGATGGTGATCAAACACACCGATGACAGTGTCGACATCTGCACCGCATCGCCAGAAACCGGCATTTACAAGATGTTAGAGGACGGAAGTGTGGTATATGACCGCTTTGATTATCACCGCCGCGCCGTCGAAAGCGAGAACGAAGCCTTTTTCTTGCGTATCCTGCAACCGGGTGATTACCGCTATGAAGGGGCCGATATTGGTATCCTCGTGACGCGAGGTCGTTCTATGACCAAGAATTTCCAGTTGAATGAACGCGCCAAGAAATGGATACACGGCATCAAGAAAACGGTCGATGGCAAGCCGTTGCCCGTTGCCAACGCTGGTCCGGCCCTCGCAGACCCGGCGTTCAAAATCCTGTAA
- a CDS encoding YeeE/YedE family protein, whose product MTYLYHIRQALQERHNITEFALMELSTATEFTPLLSLVGGILIGISALMVMGLFGRIAGISGITSGMMAAFLPMRGAPTDLAWRLAFVAGLIAAPLLYSVFAGQMPAQTVPTSLIGMAIAGIVVGVGTSLGSGCTSGHGVCGLARLSPRSLIAVCTFMATAGVTVFVLRHMV is encoded by the coding sequence ATTACTTATTTATATCACATCAGGCAGGCGCTGCAAGAGCGCCACAACATAACGGAGTTTGCGCTTATGGAATTGTCCACTGCAACAGAATTTACACCGCTGCTGTCCCTTGTGGGGGGTATCCTGATCGGGATCAGCGCCTTGATGGTCATGGGCCTTTTTGGACGGATCGCGGGCATATCCGGCATCACCAGCGGCATGATGGCCGCATTTCTGCCGATGCGCGGTGCGCCGACAGATCTGGCCTGGCGCTTGGCCTTTGTCGCCGGTTTGATCGCAGCGCCGCTGCTATATAGCGTTTTTGCCGGGCAAATGCCGGCGCAAACCGTTCCAACATCTCTGATTGGCATGGCCATCGCAGGGATCGTCGTGGGTGTCGGCACCAGCCTTGGGTCGGGCTGCACGTCGGGGCATGGGGTCTGCGGATTGGCGCGGCTGTCGCCCCGGTCACTGATCGCGGTTTGCACGTTCATGGCAACTGCGGGCGTCACCGTTTTTGTCCTGCGGCACATGGTTTAA
- a CDS encoding C45 family autoproteolytic acyltransferase/hydolase, which produces MHWRALSEDMPGPKWAGLFAEYWPDYRRWWLKEGDSARPSYLESKRALKEHMPEIVPLYDNLCDLAGGGDQAARFLSFYCPPPYLSGCSQAIWTGEEPVLVRNYDYNPNAFDSLILHTGWQGRRVMGTSDGLWGMVDGMNDAGLAISLTFGGRRVVGTGFGVPLILRYVLQTCATAEEAGAVLARVPTHMSYNVTVLDAKRHYLTAMMAPDRPTVITHAAVATNHQESVEWVSHARFTATVERERFLLQRLTLHRDPEDKFINAFLRPPLYSTAFDAGFGTLYTAVYRPRLQQMEVRWPGTVWPMHMDAFQEGGRRVQIPGAA; this is translated from the coding sequence ATGCACTGGCGCGCACTCAGCGAAGACATGCCCGGCCCCAAGTGGGCCGGGCTTTTTGCGGAATACTGGCCCGATTACCGGCGCTGGTGGCTCAAGGAGGGCGACAGCGCCCGCCCCAGCTATCTGGAAAGCAAACGCGCTCTCAAAGAACACATGCCCGAGATTGTCCCGCTTTATGACAATCTGTGTGATCTGGCAGGCGGCGGCGATCAGGCGGCGCGCTTCCTCAGCTTTTATTGCCCGCCCCCCTATCTGTCAGGCTGTTCCCAAGCGATCTGGACTGGCGAAGAGCCGGTTCTGGTGCGCAACTACGACTATAACCCCAATGCCTTTGACAGCCTGATCCTGCACACCGGATGGCAGGGTCGCCGCGTCATGGGCACCTCCGACGGGCTTTGGGGCATGGTGGATGGTATGAACGATGCCGGGCTTGCGATCTCGCTGACCTTTGGCGGGCGGCGGGTGGTTGGCACCGGCTTTGGTGTCCCGCTGATCCTGCGCTATGTGCTGCAAACCTGTGCAACCGCCGAAGAGGCAGGCGCGGTTCTGGCCCGCGTGCCCACGCATATGAGCTATAATGTCACCGTTCTGGATGCCAAACGTCACTACCTGACCGCGATGATGGCACCGGACCGCCCGACTGTGATCACCCACGCCGCCGTGGCGACGAACCATCAGGAAAGCGTCGAATGGGTCAGCCATGCAAGATTCACCGCAACGGTCGAACGCGAAAGGTTCCTGTTGCAGCGTCTGACCCTGCACCGCGATCCCGAAGACAAATTTATCAATGCCTTCCTGCGGCCGCCGCTGTATTCGACGGCTTTTGATGCTGGCTTTGGCACGCTTTATACTGCGGTCTACCGCCCACGGTTGCAGCAGATGGAGGTCCGCTGGCCCGGCACGGTCTGGCCAATGCACATGGACGCCTTTCAAGAGGGCGGACGCCGGGTCCAGATCCCCGGCGCGGCCTGA